Proteins from a single region of Manis javanica isolate MJ-LG chromosome 5, MJ_LKY, whole genome shotgun sequence:
- the EIF4E gene encoding eukaryotic translation initiation factor 4E isoform X4, whose translation MPGCDYSLFKDGIEPMWEDEKNKRGGRWLITLNKQQRRSDLDRFWLETLLCLIGESFDDYSDDVCGAVVNVRAKGDKIAIWTTECENREAVTHIGRVYKERLGLPPKIVIGYQSHADTATKSGSTTKNRFVV comes from the exons ATGCCTGGCTGTGACTACTCACTTTTTAAG GATGGTATTGAGCCTATGtgggaagatgagaaaaataaacgAGGAGGACGATGGCTAATTACATTGAATAAACAGCAGAGACGAAGTGACCTGGATCGCTTTTGGCTAGAGACA CTGCTGTGCCTTATTGGAGAATCTTTTGATGACTACAGTGATGATGTATGTGGAGCTGTTGTTAATGTTAGAGCTAAAGGTGATAAGATAGCAATATGGACTACTGAATGTGAAAACAGAGAGGCTGTTACACATATAGG gAGGGTATACAAGGAAAGGTTAGGACTTCCTCCAAAGATAGTGATTGGTTATCAGTCCCATGCAGACACAGCTACTAAGAGCGGCTCCACCACTAAAAATAGGTTTGTTGTTTAA